One stretch of Methanobrevibacter oralis DNA includes these proteins:
- the ribC gene encoding riboflavin synthase, which translates to MRIGICDTTFARFDMAAVAIDELKNNATDLTIIRETVPGVKDLPVTAKILIEEENCDIVMALGMPGPMEKDKMCAHEASTGLINAQLMTNTHILEVFVHENEEENPKELKKLAENRAREHARNLIKMMFHPKIMRKEAGMGVREGKEDAGPL; encoded by the coding sequence ATGAGGATTGGAATTTGTGATACAACATTTGCTCGCTTTGATATGGCAGCAGTAGCTATTGATGAATTAAAAAATAATGCTACAGACTTAACAATTATTCGCGAAACTGTTCCAGGTGTTAAAGATTTACCTGTCACTGCTAAAATCCTCATTGAAGAGGAAAATTGTGATATTGTAATGGCACTTGGAATGCCAGGGCCTATGGAAAAGGATAAGATGTGTGCTCATGAAGCATCAACTGGTCTTATTAATGCTCAACTAATGACTAATACTCATATTTTAGAGGTATTTGTCCATGAAAATGAAGAGGAAAATCCAAAAGAACTTAAAAAACTAGCAGAGAATAGGGCTCGTGAGCATGCTAGAAACTTAATTAAAATGATGTTTCATCCAAAAATCATGCGAAAAGAAGCTGGAATGGGTGTACGAGAAGGAAAAGAAGATGCAGGTCCACTATAA